From a single Ornithorhynchus anatinus isolate Pmale09 chromosome 4, mOrnAna1.pri.v4, whole genome shotgun sequence genomic region:
- the SLC2A8 gene encoding solute carrier family 2, facilitated glucose transporter member 8 isoform X1, which yields MAAEERRPLLGGGGSEAERRVPRGRARARARAPNLFLAAFAAALGPLGFGFVLGYSSPAIPSLRRDAQPRLRLDDARASWFGSIVTLGAAAGGLLGGWLVDKLGRKLSLMLCSVPHIAGFTVIIAAQDIWMLYTGRLLTGLATGVISLVVPVYIAEISYPKVRGMLGSCVQLMVVTGIMGAYIAGMVLEWRWLAVLCCVPPFCMLLLMCFMPETPRFLLSQNKHQEAVSALRFLWGPEVDHEWECRQIEASGGDQEFDLAELKNPSIYKPLFIGVSLMALQQLTGINAIMFYAETIFEEAKFENSSVASAIVGAIQVFFTAVAALIMDKAGRKVLLSISGIIMALSAVTFGVYFKMTLLTPSNSSHPGSLTTLNPETSGPEYGLAWLAVVSMGFFITGFAVGWGPIPWLVMSEIFPLRAKGLASGVCVLTNWIMAFLVTKEFHHLMDFLTSYGTFWLFSGFCIVNVIFTAFCVPETKGKTLEQIEAHFQQS from the exons ATGGCCGCGGAGGAGAGGCGGCCGCTCCTGGGCGGCGGAGGGTCCGAGGCCGAGCGGCGGGTCCCCCGCGGGCGggctcgggcccgggcccgggccccgaacCTCTTCCTGGCCGCCTTCGCCGCCGCCCTGGGCCCGCTCGGCTTCGGCTTCGTGTTGGGCTACAGCTCTCCCGCCATCCCCAGCCTGCGGAGGGACGCCCAGCCCCGGCTAAGGCTGGACGACGCCCGGGCGTCCTGGTTCGGG TCTATAGTTACCCTGGGAGCTGCGGCCGGGGGCTTGCTGGGCGGCTGGCTTGTGGATAAGTTGGGGAGGAAGCTGAGTCTCATGCTCTGCTCTGTACCTCACATTGCTGGCTTCACGGTGATCATTGCTGCCCAGGACATTTGGATGCTTTACACTGGGAGACTTCTGACAGGCCTGGCTACTGGGGTCATTTCACTTGTTGTCCCT GTATATATTGCTGAAATATCTTACCCTAAAGTTCGAGGGATGCTAGGATCGTGTGTGCAGCTGATGGTAGTGACGGGGATAATGGGAGCTTACATTGCAG gaatGGTTCTTGAGTGGCGCTGGCTGGCTGTCCTTTGTTGTGTTCCACCTTTTTGCATGTTGCTGCTAATGTGCTTTATGCCGGAAACGCCAAGATTCCTACTGAGCCAGAACAAACACCAGGAAGCAGTGTCAGCTTTGCGTTTTCTGTGGGGTCCAGAAGTAGATCATGAATGGGAGTGCAGGCAGATAGAAGCCAGTGGTGGGGACCAG GAATTTGATTTAGCAGAGCTGAAGAATCCTTCCATTTACAAGCCACTTTTTATTGGTGTGTCACTAATGGCCCTGCAGCAActcactgggataaatgcaatcATGTTTTATGCAGAAACCATTTTTGAAGAAGCTAAGTTTGAG AACAGCAGCGTGGCATCAGCCATTGTGGGGGCCATACAAGTGTTTTTCACAGCAGTGGCAGCACTGATTATGGATAAAGCAGGGCGAAAAGTACTTCTTTCCATATCAG GGATCATCATGGCTCTCAGTGCTGTAACTTTTGGGGTATACTTTAAAATGACACTTCTAACTCCTAGTAACTCATCACATCCTGGTTCTCTTACAACTTTGAATCCAGAAACCTCAGGACCAGAATACGGCCTAGCATGGCTGGCAGTAGTTAGTATGGGATTCTTCATCACTG GatttgctgtgggctgggggccTATTCCTTGGCTGGTCATGTCTGAAATTTTCCCTCTCAGAGCCAAAGGCCTGGCCAGTGGTGTCTGTGTCCTTACCAATTGGATCATGGCTTTTTTAGTTACAAAGGAGTTCCATCACCTTATG GACTTCCTGACTTCGTATGGAACCTTTTGGCTTTTCTCAGGCTTTTGCATTGTAAATGTCATTTTCACTGCCTTCTGCGTTCCTGAGACCAAGGGAAAGACTTTGGAACAAATTGAAGCTCACTTTCAACAGAGTTGA
- the SLC2A8 gene encoding solute carrier family 2, facilitated glucose transporter member 8 isoform X2 → MLGSCVQLMVVTGIMGAYIAGMVLEWRWLAVLCCVPPFCMLLLMCFMPETPRFLLSQNKHQEAVSALRFLWGPEVDHEWECRQIEASGGDQEFDLAELKNPSIYKPLFIGVSLMALQQLTGINAIMFYAETIFEEAKFENSSVASAIVGAIQVFFTAVAALIMDKAGRKVLLSISGIIMALSAVTFGVYFKMTLLTPSNSSHPGSLTTLNPETSGPEYGLAWLAVVSMGFFITGFAVGWGPIPWLVMSEIFPLRAKGLASGVCVLTNWIMAFLVTKEFHHLMDFLTSYGTFWLFSGFCIVNVIFTAFCVPETKGKTLEQIEAHFQQS, encoded by the exons ATGCTAGGATCGTGTGTGCAGCTGATGGTAGTGACGGGGATAATGGGAGCTTACATTGCAG gaatGGTTCTTGAGTGGCGCTGGCTGGCTGTCCTTTGTTGTGTTCCACCTTTTTGCATGTTGCTGCTAATGTGCTTTATGCCGGAAACGCCAAGATTCCTACTGAGCCAGAACAAACACCAGGAAGCAGTGTCAGCTTTGCGTTTTCTGTGGGGTCCAGAAGTAGATCATGAATGGGAGTGCAGGCAGATAGAAGCCAGTGGTGGGGACCAG GAATTTGATTTAGCAGAGCTGAAGAATCCTTCCATTTACAAGCCACTTTTTATTGGTGTGTCACTAATGGCCCTGCAGCAActcactgggataaatgcaatcATGTTTTATGCAGAAACCATTTTTGAAGAAGCTAAGTTTGAG AACAGCAGCGTGGCATCAGCCATTGTGGGGGCCATACAAGTGTTTTTCACAGCAGTGGCAGCACTGATTATGGATAAAGCAGGGCGAAAAGTACTTCTTTCCATATCAG GGATCATCATGGCTCTCAGTGCTGTAACTTTTGGGGTATACTTTAAAATGACACTTCTAACTCCTAGTAACTCATCACATCCTGGTTCTCTTACAACTTTGAATCCAGAAACCTCAGGACCAGAATACGGCCTAGCATGGCTGGCAGTAGTTAGTATGGGATTCTTCATCACTG GatttgctgtgggctgggggccTATTCCTTGGCTGGTCATGTCTGAAATTTTCCCTCTCAGAGCCAAAGGCCTGGCCAGTGGTGTCTGTGTCCTTACCAATTGGATCATGGCTTTTTTAGTTACAAAGGAGTTCCATCACCTTATG GACTTCCTGACTTCGTATGGAACCTTTTGGCTTTTCTCAGGCTTTTGCATTGTAAATGTCATTTTCACTGCCTTCTGCGTTCCTGAGACCAAGGGAAAGACTTTGGAACAAATTGAAGCTCACTTTCAACAGAGTTGA